The region TGACGATCGGCGGCGAGAAGATCACGCTCCAGCTCGACGCGCAGGACGACGCGGCCGACCCGCGCACGGCCACGCAGGTCGCGCAGAAGCTGGTCGACGACAAGGTCGTCGCGGTGGTCGGCCACCTGAACTCCGGCACCTCGATCCCGGCATCGAAGATCTACAGCGACGCTGGCATCGTGCAGATCTCGCCGTCGGCGACCAACCCGGCCTATACGCAGCAAGGGTTCAAGACCACCTACCGCGTGGTGGCGACCGACGCGCAGCAGGGGCCGGCACTCGCGAACTACGCCCAGTCGAAGGGCATCAAGAGCGTGGCCGTGGTCGACGATTCGACCGCCTACGGCCAGGGTCTCGCCAACGAGTTCGAGAAGAAGGCGAAGGCGCTCGGGCTCAAGGTGATGTCGCACGATGCGACCAACGACAAGGCGGTCGACTTCCGCGCGATTTTGACCAAGATCAAGGGTGAGAATCCGGACGCGATCATGTACGGCGGCATGGATGCGACGGGCGGGCCGTTCGCGAAGCAGGCGAAGCAACTGGGCCTGCGCGCGAAGATCCTCGCGGGCGACGGCGTGTGCACCGAGCAGCTGTCCGATCTCGCGGGCGACGCGGCCGACAACGTGGTGTGCTCGCAGGCGGGCGCGGCGCTCGAGAAGATGCCGGGTGGTGCGGCGTTCCAGAACAAGTACCAGAAGCGTTTCGGCCAGCCGATCCAGATCTACTCGCCGTTCACCTATGACGCGGTCTACATCGTCGTCGACGCGATGAAGCGCGCGAACTCGGTCGATCCGGCGAAGATCCTGGCGGTGATGCCGGCCACGGACTACAAAGGCGTGATCGGCGAGACGGTGTTCGATGCGAAGGGCGATCTGAAGCACGGCATCATTTCGCTCTATGACTACAAGGGCGGCAAGAAGACGTTCCTCGACCAGGTGAAGATGTAATACCGGCGGCGACTCGCGAGGGAACGGGCGCGCATGCGGCAACGCATGCGCGCTTTGTTTTGGCGGCGCCGTTCAGATTCAGATCTTGAGGCGGCTGAGCACCTTGGGCGCGGCGACCGCGACGAGCGCCGCGCACAACGCGACGACCGACAGGCCGACAGGCAGGCTGGCCATCTGTGTGACCGCGCCGATCACGACCGGGCCGAACATCAGGCCGAAGTACGCGAGCCCCGCGACATGCGCGAGCCCTTCGGCCGCGTGGATGCCGGGCACGCGCGCGGCGGCGGCGAACAGCACCGGCATCATGTTCGCGAGGCCGAGCCCCATCAGCGCGAAACCGGTGAGCGTGGCGACCGCGTTGGGCAGCAAGAGCGCGCCGATCATCCCGGCGCAGGCGAGCGCGGCGCTCGCGAACA is a window of Burkholderia sp. FERM BP-3421 DNA encoding:
- a CDS encoding branched-chain amino acid ABC transporter substrate-binding protein, with product MTIKMPKLLPMGAAAMLLAAAATNATADQVVKIGHVAPLTGGIAHLGKDNENGARLAIEEINAKGLTIGGEKITLQLDAQDDAADPRTATQVAQKLVDDKVVAVVGHLNSGTSIPASKIYSDAGIVQISPSATNPAYTQQGFKTTYRVVATDAQQGPALANYAQSKGIKSVAVVDDSTAYGQGLANEFEKKAKALGLKVMSHDATNDKAVDFRAILTKIKGENPDAIMYGGMDATGGPFAKQAKQLGLRAKILAGDGVCTEQLSDLAGDAADNVVCSQAGAALEKMPGGAAFQNKYQKRFGQPIQIYSPFTYDAVYIVVDAMKRANSVDPAKILAVMPATDYKGVIGETVFDAKGDLKHGIISLYDYKGGKKTFLDQVKM